A region from the Lolium perenne isolate Kyuss_39 chromosome 4, Kyuss_2.0, whole genome shotgun sequence genome encodes:
- the LOC127292704 gene encoding probable N-acetyltransferase HLS1 isoform X1, with protein sequence MVVAVAAVVEEEEAAAVEVWVREYDGGRDRGGVEEVERECEVGSSGGGSGKMCLFTDLLGDPLCRIRNSPAYLMLVAEIATGTGTGGGGGGTRIVGLVRGCVKSVVSGTSHGKDPIYTKVAYILGLRVCPTHRRKGVGKKLVERMEEWFRQKGAEYSYMATEQDNEASVQLFTGRCGYSKFRTPSVLVHPVFRHALGLSRRVSIVKLEPRDAERLYRWHFAAVEFFPDDIDAVLSNALSLGTFVAVPAGTRWDGDVEAFIASPPASWAVLSVWNCMDAFRLEVRGAPRVMRAAAGATRMVDRAVPWLGIPSIPNVFRPFGLYFLYGLGGAGPGAPRMVRALCRHAHNMARRGGCGVVATEVAACEPVRTGVPHWARLGAEDLWCMKRLADGYTHGTLGDWTKATPGRSIFVDPREF encoded by the exons ATGGTCGTGGCGGTTGCtgcggtggtggaggaggaagaggcggCGGCGGTCGAGGTGTGGGTGCGAGAGTACGACGGTGGTCGTGACCGCGGTGGCGTGGAGGAGGTGGAGCGGGAGTGCGAGGTGGGCTCCAGCGGCGGCGGCTCCGGCAAGATGTGCCTCTTCACTGACCTCCTCGGCGACCCACTCTGCCGCATTCGCAACTCGCCGGCCTACCTGATGCTG GTCGCGGAGATAGCAACCGGCACCggaaccggcggcggcggcggtggcaccAGGATTGTCGGCCTCGTCCGCGGCTGCGTCAAGTCTGTCGTCTCCGGCACCTCCCATGGCAAGGACCCCATCTACACCAAGGTCGCGTACATCCTCGGCCTCCGCGTCTGCCCCACCCACCG GCGGAAAGGGGTTGGGAAGAAGCTCGTGGAGCGGATGGAGGAGTGGTTCCGGCAGAAGGGCGCGGAGTACTCGTACATGGCGACGGAGCAGGACAACGAAGCGTCCGTGCAGCTCTTCACGGGCCGCTGCGGCTACTCCAAGTTCCGCACGCCGTCCGTACTCGTGCACCCGGTGTTCCGCCACGCCCTCGGGCTCTCCCGCCGCGTCTCCATCGTGAAGCTCGAGCCTCGCGACGCCGAACGGCTCTACCGCTGGCACTTCGCTGCCGTGGAGTTCTTCCCGGACGACATCGACGCCGTGCTGTCCAACGCCCTGTCGCTCGGCACGTTCGTGGCGGTGCCCGCGGGGACGAGGTGGGACGGAGACGTCGAGGCGTTCATCGCGTCGCCGCCGGCGTCGTGGGCGGTGCTGAGCGTGTGGAACTGCATGGACGCCTTCCGCCTCGAGGTGCGCGGAGCTCCGCGCGTGATGcgcgccgccgcgggcgcgacacgGATGGTGGACCGCGCGGTGCCGTGGCTCGGGATCCCTTCCATCCCAAACGTGTTCAGGCCGTTCGGGCTCTACTTCCTCTACGGCCTGGGCGGCGCTGGGCCCGGGGCGCCGAGGATGGTGCGCGCGCTGTGCCGGCACGCGCACAACATGGCACGTCGCGGCGGGTGCGGTGTGGTGGCCACCGAGGTCGCCGCATGCGAGCCTGTCCGTACCGGTGTGCCGCACTGGGCGCGCCTGGGCGCCGAGGACCTCTGGTGCATGAAGCGGCTCGCGGACGGGTACACCCACGGCACGCTCGGTGACTGGACCAAGGCGACGCCCGGACGCTCCATCTTCGTCGACCCTAGAGAGTTTTGA
- the LOC127292704 gene encoding uncharacterized protein isoform X2, whose protein sequence is MVVAVAAVVEEEEAAAVEVWVREYDGGRDRGGVEEVERECEVGSSGGGSGKMCLFTDLLGDPLCRIRNSPAYLMLLETHASTALIWKGRGDSNRHRNRRRRRWHQDCRPRPRLRQVCRLRHLPWQGPHLHQGRVHPRPPRLPHPPAERGWEEARGADGGVVPAEGRGVLVHGDGAGQRSVRAALHGPLRLLQVPHAVRTRAPGVPPRPRALPPRLHREARASRRRTALPLALRCRGVLPGRHRRRAVQRPVARHVRGGARGDEVGRRRRGVHRVAAGVVGGAERVELHGRLPPRGARSSARDARRRGRDTDGGPRGAVARDPFHPKRVQAVRALLPLRPGRRWARGAEDGARAVPARAQHGTSRRVRCGGHRGRRMRACPYRCAALGAPGRRGPLVHEAARGRVHPRHAR, encoded by the exons ATGGTCGTGGCGGTTGCtgcggtggtggaggaggaagaggcggCGGCGGTCGAGGTGTGGGTGCGAGAGTACGACGGTGGTCGTGACCGCGGTGGCGTGGAGGAGGTGGAGCGGGAGTGCGAGGTGGGCTCCAGCGGCGGCGGCTCCGGCAAGATGTGCCTCTTCACTGACCTCCTCGGCGACCCACTCTGCCGCATTCGCAACTCGCCGGCCTACCTGATGCTG CTCGAAACGCATGCTTCAACGGCCCTGATATGGAAAGGTCGCGGAGATAGCAACCGGCACCggaaccggcggcggcggcggtggcaccAGGATTGTCGGCCTCGTCCGCGGCTGCGTCAAGTCTGTCGTCTCCGGCACCTCCCATGGCAAGGACCCCATCTACACCAAGGTCGCGTACATCCTCGGCCTCCGCGTCTGCCCCACCCACCG GCGGAAAGGGGTTGGGAAGAAGCTCGTGGAGCGGATGGAGGAGTGGTTCCGGCAGAAGGGCGCGGAGTACTCGTACATGGCGACGGAGCAGGACAACGAAGCGTCCGTGCAGCTCTTCACGGGCCGCTGCGGCTACTCCAAGTTCCGCACGCCGTCCGTACTCGTGCACCCGGTGTTCCGCCACGCCCTCGGGCTCTCCCGCCGCGTCTCCATCGTGAAGCTCGAGCCTCGCGACGCCGAACGGCTCTACCGCTGGCACTTCGCTGCCGTGGAGTTCTTCCCGGACGACATCGACGCCGTGCTGTCCAACGCCCTGTCGCTCGGCACGTTCGTGGCGGTGCCCGCGGGGACGAGGTGGGACGGAGACGTCGAGGCGTTCATCGCGTCGCCGCCGGCGTCGTGGGCGGTGCTGAGCGTGTGGAACTGCATGGACGCCTTCCGCCTCGAGGTGCGCGGAGCTCCGCGCGTGATGcgcgccgccgcgggcgcgacacgGATGGTGGACCGCGCGGTGCCGTGGCTCGGGATCCCTTCCATCCCAAACGTGTTCAGGCCGTTCGGGCTCTACTTCCTCTACGGCCTGGGCGGCGCTGGGCCCGGGGCGCCGAGGATGGTGCGCGCGCTGTGCCGGCACGCGCACAACATGGCACGTCGCGGCGGGTGCGGTGTGGTGGCCACCGAGGTCGCCGCATGCGAGCCTGTCCGTACCGGTGTGCCGCACTGGGCGCGCCTGGGCGCCGAGGACCTCTGGTGCATGAAGCGGCTCGCGGACGGGTACACCCACGGCACGCTCGGTGA